The Schistocerca piceifrons isolate TAMUIC-IGC-003096 chromosome 5, iqSchPice1.1, whole genome shotgun sequence genome has a segment encoding these proteins:
- the LOC124798245 gene encoding uncharacterized protein LOC124798245 encodes METAESPLDVLSRAATMVRDNSPPRRIVGGEAVLKRGMLPAVGRVTAPRTHAQFKITGPCRSELADTPSTAQAEDSDTPLDMSTRGNGLPPPSYSEAMSAIAGHRPGHCRQMLSGECDPLIDEHFRRSLGDDYMNLYNADTKRSSRREKRKEVCDDTGADSCLSVEDHFAKALGDAWLELQAKEAKLSN; translated from the coding sequence ATGGAAACCGCGGAATCACCCCTAGACGTTTTATCACGTGCGGCCACCATGGTACGAGACAATTCACCCCCACGCCGCATCGTTGGAGGAGAAGCAGTACTCAAGAGAGGTATGCTACCTGCTGTCGGCAGAGTTACAGCACCGAGAACACATGCGCAGTTCAAGATTACGGGCCCCTGCCGCAGCGAATTGGCAGACACACCGTCGACTGCACAGGCAGAGGATAGCGACACCCCCCTCGACATGTCGACGAGAGGCAATGGGCTGCCACCCCCCTCGTACAGCGAGGCAATGTCAGCAATTGCAGGGCACCGCCCAGGGCATTGTCGACAAATGCTCTCAGGCGAATGTGACCCCCTCATTGATGAGCATTTTCGCAGATCTCTAGGGGATGATTACATGAACTTGTACAATGCAGATACCAAGAGATCTTCACGCCGTGAGAAAAGAAAAGAAGTGTGCGATGATACTGGTGCTGATAGCTGCTTGTCAGTTGAAGATCATTTTGCAAAAGCTCTTGGTGATGCGTGGCTAGAACTTCAAGCCAAAGAAGCAAAACTATCCAACTGA